A single window of uncultured Pseudodesulfovibrio sp. DNA harbors:
- a CDS encoding thioesterase family protein, with protein sequence MARTSDFPACDSWYSHFISYGETDAMGVVYHAEYLHLFERARSKLIRESGMSYAETERRGIMLPVREAQCRYRVPIRYDEEIHIHVGIEKWGRASVDFIYEIWNREKHTLHSTGKTSHACVNMEGRPVRVPDWLKDLF encoded by the coding sequence ATGGCACGCACATCAGATTTTCCCGCGTGTGACAGCTGGTATTCGCACTTCATTTCTTATGGCGAAACCGATGCCATGGGTGTGGTGTATCACGCTGAATATCTGCATCTTTTCGAACGGGCACGGAGTAAACTCATCAGAGAGTCGGGCATGAGTTACGCCGAGACAGAACGTCGAGGTATTATGTTACCTGTCCGCGAGGCACAATGCAGATATCGCGTCCCCATCAGGTATGATGAGGAAATTCATATCCATGTAGGCATCGAAAAATGGGGCCGAGCTTCAGTCGATTTCATTTATGAAATCTGGAATCGAGAAAAACACACACTCCATTCAACCGGCAAGACTAGTCACGCCTGCGTTAACATGGAAGGAAGGCCGGTTCGAGTTCCGGACTGGCTTAAAGACCTCTTCTAA
- a CDS encoding amidohydrolase family protein has translation MRIDIHAHAFDPKIAHKVLVQLEDHYGIKPVGTGKADDLIQRLDEAGIDKSVVLTAATTPSQVIPANNWAIELKKNNPRFIPFGTVHPGFDHNAEELDRLEINGIQGLKFHPDFQGFRMDDEDFFEVMELVQGRFVCMFHVGDTLPPDENPSCPKKMAALRKKFPKPVLIAAHMGGYQHWEYAIEHLAGTDVYVDCSSVLDFVDDSLLNRLFKAFSHDHILFGSDYPLFDAATEIKKIARRLNLNDSQVDDLLSRGESLFA, from the coding sequence ATGCGCATTGACATTCACGCCCACGCCTTTGACCCTAAAATCGCTCACAAGGTTCTAGTACAACTTGAGGATCACTACGGCATCAAACCTGTTGGTACAGGCAAAGCTGATGATCTTATTCAACGTTTGGATGAAGCCGGTATCGACAAATCCGTTGTGCTGACTGCTGCAACAACTCCAAGCCAGGTAATTCCGGCTAACAATTGGGCCATTGAACTCAAAAAAAACAACCCTCGTTTTATCCCGTTCGGCACTGTCCACCCCGGATTTGATCATAACGCAGAAGAATTGGATCGTTTGGAAATAAATGGTATCCAAGGATTAAAATTCCATCCTGATTTTCAAGGGTTCAGAATGGATGACGAAGATTTTTTCGAAGTCATGGAACTCGTCCAAGGAAGATTTGTTTGCATGTTCCATGTCGGAGATACTCTGCCCCCTGACGAGAACCCTTCATGTCCCAAAAAAATGGCTGCACTTCGTAAAAAATTCCCTAAACCGGTCCTTATTGCAGCTCATATGGGCGGCTACCAACACTGGGAGTATGCTATTGAGCATCTTGCGGGGACAGATGTTTACGTTGACTGCTCAAGTGTACTGGACTTTGTGGATGACTCACTCCTCAATCGTCTATTCAAAGCCTTTTCGCACGATCACATTCTTTTTGGCAGTGATTATCCACTGTTCGATGCGGCGACAGAGATCAAGAAAATTGCACGTCGTCTCAATTTGAACGACAGTCAAGTGGATGATCTTCTCAGCCGTGGGGAATCTCTTTTCGCCTAA
- a CDS encoding YgdI/YgdR family lipoprotein has protein sequence MKRFFTLVMLCLFAFSLTACFSKKYMITTNTGKTYIADGSPEYDVQSETYKFEDDKGKKVILNQEDIEVIKEQ, from the coding sequence ATGAAACGTTTCTTCACACTTGTCATGCTGTGTCTCTTTGCTTTCTCTTTGACCGCATGCTTTTCAAAAAAGTACATGATAACAACGAATACAGGCAAAACTTATATTGCTGACGGTTCTCCAGAATATGATGTCCAAAGCGAGACATATAAATTTGAGGACGACAAAGGGAAAAAGGTCATCCTCAATCAGGAAGACATTGAAGTTATTAAAGAACAATGA
- the dgt gene encoding dGTP triphosphohydrolase has translation MKNSFYSDFDTEWIGRGQSKNVKGRTPFEQDRDRIIYSPAFRRLQNKTQVFLSGEFDFYRTRLTHSMEVSQIGRSIVNHLNRSSDVLSDHFRIDQDLVESICLAHDIGHPSFGHAGEQILNELMLESGGFEGNAQNLRILVDLFYRDKTQWSGMNPTRAFLDGMLKYKVLFADSEKKKNHFIYNFQKDILDFVSPDVEFSTLFENENALNSFKSLECRIMDWADDIAYSIHDIDDGIRAGFITIKKIRNWMDDKDEEYTGNDREFLEGLATAITDDTFSAFLARLIGTFIHGTKLVERDNVLAEKTHRYRFDIQIEEEGLALCTLLKMLSINLVFHTPQVHQLEYKGGRILRELFTVMEEEYVINDAPGYRLLPAHYHMALQNHDIYERRRMLCDYISGMTDGFVVRTYKRLFDPDFGSINDLI, from the coding sequence GTGAAAAACAGTTTTTACAGCGACTTCGATACAGAGTGGATAGGGCGTGGTCAGTCCAAAAACGTTAAGGGCCGTACTCCATTTGAACAAGATCGGGATCGTATTATTTATTCTCCGGCTTTTCGTCGACTTCAAAATAAGACACAGGTCTTTCTATCCGGTGAATTTGATTTTTACCGTACTCGTCTGACTCATTCCATGGAAGTGTCGCAAATCGGCCGTTCCATAGTGAACCATCTCAATCGTTCTTCTGATGTTTTGTCTGACCATTTCCGGATAGATCAGGATTTGGTTGAATCAATTTGTTTGGCACATGACATCGGTCATCCCTCTTTTGGTCACGCTGGAGAACAGATTCTCAATGAATTGATGCTTGAATCGGGTGGGTTTGAAGGGAATGCGCAAAACCTTCGTATTCTGGTTGATTTGTTTTACAGGGATAAAACCCAGTGGTCCGGCATGAATCCCACACGGGCTTTTCTTGATGGAATGCTCAAATATAAAGTGTTGTTTGCTGATTCAGAGAAGAAAAAGAATCATTTCATTTATAATTTCCAGAAGGATATTTTGGATTTTGTCAGCCCTGACGTTGAATTTTCTACTCTTTTTGAAAATGAAAATGCATTGAATTCATTCAAGTCGCTTGAATGTAGAATCATGGATTGGGCAGATGACATCGCTTATTCAATTCATGACATTGATGATGGTATTCGTGCTGGCTTTATTACGATAAAGAAAATTCGAAATTGGATGGATGACAAAGATGAAGAATATACCGGTAATGACCGGGAATTTCTTGAGGGGCTCGCTACCGCCATCACGGATGACACTTTCAGTGCTTTTCTTGCACGGTTGATCGGAACATTTATTCACGGAACGAAACTTGTCGAACGTGACAATGTCCTTGCAGAGAAAACACATCGCTATCGTTTTGATATTCAAATTGAGGAAGAGGGCTTGGCACTTTGTACCCTCTTGAAAATGTTATCCATTAATTTGGTCTTTCATACGCCTCAGGTTCATCAACTTGAATACAAAGGGGGCCGCATTCTCCGTGAACTCTTCACGGTTATGGAAGAAGAGTACGTGATTAACGATGCTCCCGGTTATCGGCTTTTACCGGCCCATTATCATATGGCCCTGCAAAATCATGATATATATGAGCGGCGTCGTATGTTGTGTGATTATATTTCCGGGATGACTGACGGATTTGTGGTGCGGACGTATAAACGTCTTTTTGATCCAGATTTCGGATCTATTAATGATCTGATTTGA
- a CDS encoding amino acid ABC transporter permease, with product MDFALVFKHYDMLLNGALASLEVTLGALTMGLILGTLAGTCRISRRFYIRVIADAYIQIIRGTPMLLQIFFFYLGFPQIYMMITGEGISPDPLLTGMIALGINSGAYNAEIIRAGIQSINTGQMEAARSTGLRHVQAMIHVILPQALRRMIPPLGNELIVLLKDSSLISTIGVAELMYSAKVLGARYYTYVPFLVGAGCIYLTLTFSFSRFFNALEKKLSAGSGARENAGKIPDLG from the coding sequence GTGGACTTCGCTCTGGTTTTTAAACATTACGACATGCTACTCAATGGTGCGCTTGCGTCCCTTGAGGTTACCCTTGGTGCACTTACCATGGGACTTATTCTTGGCACTTTAGCCGGAACGTGTCGCATCAGCCGCCGTTTTTATATTCGTGTTATCGCGGATGCCTATATTCAGATTATTCGCGGCACACCTATGTTGTTGCAGATTTTTTTCTTTTACCTGGGCTTTCCGCAAATTTATATGATGATAACAGGCGAAGGGATTTCCCCGGACCCGTTGCTCACAGGTATGATTGCCCTTGGTATTAATAGTGGCGCGTACAACGCCGAGATTATCCGGGCAGGCATCCAGTCCATTAATACAGGACAGATGGAAGCAGCCCGGAGTACCGGATTGCGCCATGTGCAGGCTATGATTCATGTTATCCTGCCTCAAGCTTTGCGGCGTATGATTCCGCCTCTGGGCAACGAATTGATTGTTTTGCTCAAGGATTCATCGCTTATATCTACCATTGGTGTTGCTGAGTTGATGTACTCTGCAAAAGTACTTGGTGCTCGGTATTACACCTATGTTCCGTTCCTTGTGGGTGCTGGTTGTATCTATTTGACATTGACGTTTTCTTTCTCGCGCTTCTTTAATGCTCTTGAAAAGAAACTGTCAGCTGGAAGTGGTGCCCGTGAGAATGCCGGGAAAATTCCAGACCTGGGTTAA
- a CDS encoding basic amino acid ABC transporter substrate-binding protein: protein MKFNRFNVVAVMAIAMLLGVLSVSAFAGTTLDKVKAAGEIAVGNSPDYPPFEAIGDNGERVGFDIDLLSAMAKKMDLKIKWVTMEFAAIVTAVQSGQVDMGMSGFSITPDRAKQVSFSAPYIASGQVIVTRPDSNISSVADLKGKKIAVQLGTTGEQQADKVEGAEVVKPESYNIAFMMLRNKAADAVIADLSVADEYMKQGTFKRAGEPLSFEEFAIISRKGNDPLLKALNEALEAVKKDGTYDALVKKWNL from the coding sequence ATGAAGTTCAATAGGTTCAATGTCGTAGCCGTTATGGCTATCGCCATGTTGCTCGGTGTATTGTCTGTTTCCGCATTTGCCGGAACCACTCTGGATAAAGTCAAGGCCGCTGGCGAAATTGCCGTCGGTAACAGCCCCGATTATCCTCCGTTTGAAGCCATTGGCGACAATGGAGAACGCGTTGGTTTTGATATCGATCTGTTGTCTGCCATGGCCAAAAAAATGGACCTGAAGATCAAATGGGTCACCATGGAATTTGCTGCTATTGTTACCGCTGTACAGTCCGGTCAGGTTGACATGGGCATGTCCGGTTTCAGCATCACACCTGATCGTGCCAAGCAGGTGAGCTTCTCCGCTCCGTACATTGCCAGTGGTCAGGTGATCGTGACCCGTCCTGATTCCAACATTTCTTCGGTTGCCGATCTCAAAGGCAAGAAAATTGCCGTTCAGTTGGGCACCACCGGTGAACAGCAGGCTGACAAGGTCGAAGGCGCTGAAGTCGTCAAGCCCGAGAGCTACAACATCGCTTTCATGATGCTGCGTAACAAGGCTGCTGATGCTGTCATTGCCGACCTGTCCGTTGCCGATGAATACATGAAGCAGGGTACTTTCAAGCGTGCAGGTGAGCCGCTTTCTTTCGAAGAGTTCGCCATCATTTCCCGCAAGGGTAATGACCCGCTTCTCAAGGCTCTGAATGAGGCTCTTGAAGCCGTAAAGAAAGACGGTACGTACGACGCTCTCGTCAAGAAGTGGAATCTTTAA
- a CDS encoding ABC transporter ATP-binding protein yields the protein MTALKYIRPVPSRPVEKGVKPVVRLKGLTKRFGKVVANDSITLDVYPGRIKALLGENGAGKSTMMSMLAGRYKPDEGTIEIDGKPVRFSSSRDAIAAGIGMVYQHFMLVDSMTVAENVLLGQEGSFFIKRKEMSKRVKELAEKYDMEIDPDVRIADLSMGERQLVEILKLLYRESRILIFDEPTAVLTPEETGRLFKALWRMTEQGKSIIFISHKLEEVIALADEIAILRRGKIEGELDPNTIESKADLASRMVGKEVLLEVDREPVEKGDKVLEVMNLTGLGLSEVDLDVQKGEIVAIVGVAGNGQKALVEAVTGLIKPPLDSVFIMGQPWRKFFAESTWNRSMCYIPEDRLGLATLPNQNLVDNLLLTTRKGFAKGWLLDKKKAAKDTIDLIKKFDIRPGRIHALAWQLSGGNLQKAVLARELYRQPRLIVAEQPTQGLDVSATEEVWNRLLEARQMAGVLLVTGDLNEALQLSDRIAVIYRGRILDILDTADEGTSRKIGPLMAGIVE from the coding sequence GTGACCGCTTTGAAATATATTCGTCCGGTACCAAGCCGCCCTGTTGAAAAAGGGGTAAAACCTGTTGTGCGTCTGAAAGGACTCACTAAACGGTTTGGTAAAGTTGTGGCCAATGATTCCATTACTCTCGATGTCTATCCGGGGCGTATTAAAGCGTTGCTTGGTGAAAATGGTGCTGGAAAATCCACCATGATGTCCATGCTTGCTGGTCGGTACAAACCGGATGAAGGCACCATTGAGATTGACGGAAAACCTGTCCGTTTTTCTTCTTCCAGAGACGCCATCGCAGCCGGAATCGGTATGGTATATCAACATTTTATGTTGGTTGATTCCATGACTGTTGCTGAAAATGTCCTTTTGGGACAGGAAGGCAGTTTCTTCATTAAACGGAAGGAGATGTCAAAACGTGTGAAGGAATTGGCAGAAAAATACGATATGGAAATTGATCCAGATGTTCGTATTGCTGATCTTTCCATGGGTGAGCGGCAGTTAGTCGAGATTTTGAAACTGCTTTATCGCGAAAGTCGTATTCTCATTTTCGATGAACCGACCGCTGTCTTGACGCCAGAAGAGACGGGACGATTGTTCAAAGCCCTGTGGCGTATGACCGAACAGGGTAAATCCATTATTTTTATTAGTCACAAGTTGGAAGAAGTCATCGCCTTGGCAGATGAAATTGCAATTTTGCGGCGTGGTAAAATAGAGGGCGAACTTGATCCCAACACCATCGAATCCAAAGCTGATCTTGCTTCTCGCATGGTCGGTAAAGAGGTCTTGTTGGAAGTTGATCGAGAGCCAGTGGAGAAGGGCGATAAAGTCCTTGAGGTGATGAACCTCACAGGGCTTGGATTGTCTGAAGTTGATCTGGATGTTCAGAAAGGTGAAATTGTCGCTATAGTGGGTGTTGCCGGTAACGGGCAAAAAGCGTTGGTTGAGGCTGTCACGGGCTTAATCAAACCGCCGTTGGATAGTGTCTTTATAATGGGACAACCGTGGCGCAAGTTTTTTGCCGAATCCACTTGGAATCGGTCCATGTGCTATATCCCGGAAGACCGGCTTGGTCTGGCAACTCTGCCAAATCAAAACCTTGTGGACAATTTGCTTTTGACCACCCGTAAAGGTTTTGCCAAGGGATGGTTGCTGGATAAGAAAAAAGCAGCCAAAGATACGATTGACCTGATTAAGAAGTTTGATATTCGTCCTGGGCGAATTCATGCGTTGGCATGGCAGCTTTCAGGCGGCAATCTGCAAAAGGCAGTACTTGCGCGTGAATTGTATCGGCAGCCCCGTTTAATTGTCGCAGAGCAGCCAACTCAAGGGTTAGACGTCTCTGCTACTGAAGAAGTTTGGAACCGTTTACTTGAAGCCAGACAGATGGCTGGCGTACTGCTTGTGACCGGGGATTTGAACGAAGCTTTACAGCTTTCTGATCGAATTGCTGTCATTTACCGAGGCAGGATCCTTGACATTCTTGATACGGCAGATGAAGGAACATCTCGTAAGATAGGTCCGCTTATGGCGGGCATAGTGGAATAG
- a CDS encoding ABC transporter permease has translation MWEFLIPLFAATVQSGTPILYATLGEMMTEKGGVLNLGVEGIMSVAALAAFWVSLTTGSPWLGFLAGGTAGMIFASLHGFVCISCLGNQVVSGLALTILGTGLTHYLGVPYVGLPAPGFSPFDFPVLSQIPFVGEIFFKHDMLVYVSFIVPFLFWFFFKRTSLGLHVTATGEMPAAAAAVGLKPVALRYFAVIAGGFLIGLGGAYLSLAYTHLWTNGLSGGRGWIAVALVIFAFWRPGRAVVGAYLFGGVMAFQLRLQAIGTNLPSSLLLMLPYLLTIFVLILSAWRGRRVDGPAALGTNIEPEG, from the coding sequence ATGTGGGAATTTTTGATACCGCTTTTTGCTGCTACAGTGCAGTCCGGCACTCCAATTCTTTATGCGACTTTGGGCGAAATGATGACCGAGAAGGGCGGTGTGCTCAACCTTGGTGTTGAAGGCATTATGTCCGTTGCTGCTTTGGCAGCTTTTTGGGTTAGCTTGACCACTGGGTCGCCGTGGCTCGGTTTTCTTGCTGGTGGCACCGCTGGAATGATTTTCGCTTCATTGCACGGTTTTGTCTGTATTTCCTGTCTGGGCAATCAGGTTGTTTCCGGTTTGGCGTTAACTATTCTTGGCACTGGGCTGACACATTACCTTGGTGTGCCATATGTAGGTTTGCCTGCTCCGGGATTCAGTCCTTTTGATTTTCCGGTGTTGTCACAAATCCCATTTGTTGGTGAGATTTTCTTCAAGCACGACATGCTGGTGTATGTGTCATTTATAGTACCGTTTCTATTTTGGTTCTTTTTCAAACGGACCAGCCTTGGGTTGCATGTTACGGCGACTGGTGAAATGCCGGCCGCTGCCGCTGCAGTCGGTCTGAAGCCTGTGGCTCTTCGTTACTTCGCAGTTATTGCCGGCGGTTTTCTTATCGGTCTTGGCGGAGCGTATCTTTCGTTGGCATATACACATCTATGGACGAACGGCTTGTCTGGCGGGCGTGGATGGATCGCCGTAGCACTGGTTATTTTTGCCTTTTGGCGACCGGGCAGGGCTGTTGTTGGCGCCTATCTTTTTGGTGGTGTCATGGCTTTTCAGCTTCGTTTACAGGCCATTGGTACGAATTTACCGTCTTCTCTATTGCTCATGCTTCCTTACCTGTTGACTATCTTCGTCTTGATCCTTTCCGCTTGGCGCGGTCGTCGTGTTGATGGCCCCGCTGCCCTCGGTACCAACATCGAGCCGGAGGGTTAG
- a CDS encoding ABC transporter permease — MPLKIIKRDEPWKWGALVVFLGALLFSLFVSALLIEGQGKDALHGMMVLWQGSFGNLWALEGALLKAIPLFLCSLGVAVAFRMQIWNIGAEGQFALGAIGATWMALLFPDLPGFILLPLMFIMAFILGGAWAFIPAFLKLKLRVNEIISTLMLNYIAILLLDYLVFGVWKDPASFGFPMTPEFSVNAIIPHIGSTRVHWGLLFCAIVGIGLWAFMRFTRLGFELQASGEGARVAKYAKIRYGMLVMFVMCLSGGFAGFAGCIETSAVLNRLQPSLIVGYGYTAIVVAWLARLEPLNIAFASFLLAALRVGVENLQLELQIPAAFGVIMEGMILLTVLAGQFFLLYTLERKQRQD, encoded by the coding sequence ATGCCTCTGAAAATAATAAAAAGAGATGAACCCTGGAAGTGGGGCGCCCTGGTTGTATTCCTGGGCGCCCTGCTCTTTTCCCTTTTTGTGAGTGCGCTACTCATTGAAGGGCAGGGCAAGGACGCACTGCACGGGATGATGGTCCTGTGGCAGGGAAGTTTTGGTAACCTTTGGGCGCTGGAAGGCGCACTGCTTAAAGCCATTCCGCTTTTCCTCTGTTCTTTGGGTGTGGCCGTGGCCTTTCGCATGCAGATATGGAATATCGGCGCGGAAGGTCAGTTTGCACTCGGGGCTATTGGGGCCACATGGATGGCTCTCCTGTTTCCTGATTTGCCAGGTTTTATTTTGCTTCCGCTCATGTTTATCATGGCTTTCATTCTTGGCGGAGCCTGGGCATTCATTCCCGCATTTCTGAAGCTCAAATTGCGTGTTAACGAAATTATTTCCACGTTGATGCTCAATTATATTGCAATACTTCTTCTTGATTATCTCGTCTTTGGTGTTTGGAAAGACCCTGCTAGTTTTGGGTTTCCCATGACCCCTGAATTTTCTGTGAATGCTATTATTCCACATATAGGTTCCACCCGTGTGCATTGGGGACTACTGTTTTGTGCGATTGTAGGCATAGGGCTGTGGGCTTTCATGCGCTTTACCCGTCTTGGATTTGAATTACAGGCGAGTGGTGAAGGTGCTCGTGTGGCCAAGTATGCCAAGATTCGTTACGGCATGCTCGTTATGTTCGTTATGTGTCTGTCTGGTGGATTTGCCGGGTTTGCCGGATGTATTGAAACCTCAGCTGTTCTGAATCGGTTGCAGCCGAGTCTTATCGTCGGATACGGTTACACTGCCATTGTCGTGGCGTGGTTGGCTCGTCTTGAACCTTTGAATATTGCGTTTGCTTCATTCCTGCTGGCTGCATTGCGGGTCGGTGTGGAAAATTTGCAACTGGAATTGCAGATTCCGGCTGCATTCGGTGTGATTATGGAGGGCATGATCCTCCTGACTGTTTTAGCTGGACAGTTTTTCCTTTTATACACCTTAGAACGCAAACAAAGGCAGGACTAG
- a CDS encoding BMP family ABC transporter substrate-binding protein has product MKKLLKLFGVSAMCMALLLSLVACGEAPQEKKAEEPAKVEEAAAPAKEEPKTVKAGFVYVSPVGDAGYSYAHDQGRQAVDALDWVTTSFVESVPEGADSERVIRNMARKGFDIIFTTSFGYMDPTIKVGKEFPDAKFMHCSGFKKSANVTNYFGRVYQARFLTGMVAGAMTKTDKLGYVAAFPIPEVIRGINAFAVGARQMNPNAEVRVVWTKTWYDPALEKDAAKSLLDAGCDVIAQHQDSPAPQEAAEEAGVYSIGYNSDMSSFAPKAHLTSAIWNWGPVYTKTVEQVRDGSWKGDESLWWSMEDGVVDIAPMGPMVPEDVKSAVMAKRAELVKGNDICFVGPIKDQNGAIKIADGEKATDAQLHDMMWFVEGVVGTVK; this is encoded by the coding sequence ATGAAAAAATTGCTGAAACTGTTTGGTGTATCCGCCATGTGCATGGCGCTACTCCTGTCCCTGGTTGCCTGCGGCGAAGCCCCTCAGGAGAAAAAAGCGGAAGAGCCTGCAAAGGTTGAAGAAGCTGCTGCTCCTGCCAAGGAAGAGCCCAAGACCGTCAAGGCCGGATTTGTTTATGTTTCCCCGGTGGGTGACGCAGGTTACTCTTACGCTCACGATCAGGGCCGTCAGGCCGTGGATGCCCTTGATTGGGTAACCACTTCTTTCGTTGAGTCCGTGCCTGAGGGAGCAGACTCCGAGCGTGTCATTCGCAACATGGCTCGTAAGGGCTTTGATATTATTTTTACCACCAGTTTTGGTTATATGGACCCGACCATCAAGGTTGGTAAGGAATTTCCGGACGCCAAGTTCATGCACTGTTCCGGTTTCAAAAAATCTGCCAATGTCACCAACTATTTTGGCCGTGTTTATCAGGCCCGCTTCCTGACGGGCATGGTGGCCGGCGCCATGACCAAGACCGACAAGCTCGGTTATGTGGCAGCTTTCCCGATTCCCGAAGTTATTCGCGGAATTAATGCTTTTGCTGTCGGTGCTCGCCAGATGAATCCGAATGCCGAAGTCCGCGTTGTTTGGACCAAGACCTGGTATGATCCGGCTTTGGAAAAAGACGCAGCCAAGTCTCTTTTGGATGCTGGTTGTGACGTTATCGCTCAGCATCAAGATTCTCCTGCACCGCAGGAAGCTGCTGAAGAAGCTGGTGTGTACTCTATTGGTTACAATTCCGATATGTCTTCTTTCGCTCCCAAGGCTCACCTGACTTCCGCTATCTGGAACTGGGGCCCGGTCTACACCAAGACTGTTGAACAGGTTCGCGATGGTTCCTGGAAGGGTGACGAGTCTCTTTGGTGGTCCATGGAAGACGGCGTTGTCGATATCGCTCCCATGGGTCCGATGGTCCCGGAAGACGTCAAGAGTGCTGTGATGGCCAAGCGTGCCGAACTCGTTAAAGGTAATGACATCTGCTTTGTTGGTCCTATCAAGGATCAGAATGGTGCAATCAAGATCGCCGATGGCGAAAAGGCCACCGACGCCCAACTGCATGATATGATGTGGTTTGTTGAAGGCGTTGTCGGTACTGTAAAATAA
- the gpt gene encoding xanthine phosphoribosyltransferase, translating into MGDKSRYQKMFPVSWEQLHRDCRALSWRLVEKGPWKGILAITRGGLVPAAIIARELDIHLIDTICLSSYNWKEQGDTNVLKQVDCDGEGWLLIDDLVDTGKTAKLARDMVPKAHFATVYAKPEGRPLVETYITEVSQDTWILFPWDAGSQFVEPIAQVSDDE; encoded by the coding sequence ATGGGTGACAAGAGCAGATATCAGAAGATGTTCCCGGTTTCTTGGGAACAACTGCATCGCGATTGCAGAGCTTTGTCCTGGCGACTTGTGGAAAAGGGGCCATGGAAGGGTATTCTCGCCATTACGCGTGGCGGTTTGGTTCCGGCTGCGATCATTGCTCGAGAATTGGATATTCATTTGATTGATACTATCTGTCTCTCTTCCTATAACTGGAAAGAACAGGGTGATACGAATGTTCTCAAACAGGTAGACTGTGACGGAGAAGGCTGGTTGCTGATTGACGATCTCGTTGACACCGGCAAAACCGCAAAGCTGGCTCGTGACATGGTTCCTAAAGCACATTTTGCTACGGTTTATGCCAAGCCTGAAGGGCGTCCTTTGGTCGAAACATATATTACGGAAGTGAGTCAGGACACTTGGATTTTATTTCCATGGGATGCCGGTTCTCAATTTGTTGAACCAATTGCTCAAGTCTCTGACGACGAATAG
- a CDS encoding glucokinase, with protein sequence MAKILAADIGGTNSRFALFETTGDDLVMVDSIWLETHGAETFSQLLEQLWSSDFSARPGAFESVVVAAAGAVVGGVECPRLTNASWGIDVRDVDFGTKKVSVINDFAAQAYACRTSAVDDAMVIQEGEDVDGDPIAVIGAGTGLGYSALIPTDCGWSALPFEGGHMAFPFYGKEEFEYGEFNRQESGRRWPEGDSVVTGLGLQLVHRFLTGEDLTPKEISASITLKSKTTKWYARFYARACRDWAIGVMSHGGFFIAGGIAAKNHMFVTIPDFLEEFHDSHIYGDLLRSVPIRLNCNEESGLYGAGFHGMQLLTR encoded by the coding sequence ATGGCGAAGATTCTGGCCGCTGATATTGGCGGCACCAACAGTCGGTTTGCACTTTTTGAAACCACAGGTGACGACCTCGTCATGGTGGATTCCATTTGGTTGGAAACCCATGGTGCAGAGACGTTCTCTCAACTTTTGGAACAACTTTGGAGCAGTGATTTTTCTGCACGACCGGGGGCTTTTGAGAGTGTTGTTGTGGCGGCTGCCGGGGCGGTTGTTGGTGGTGTGGAATGTCCTCGTTTGACCAATGCGTCCTGGGGAATAGATGTCCGTGATGTCGATTTTGGGACGAAAAAAGTAAGTGTCATCAATGACTTTGCCGCACAAGCGTATGCCTGTCGAACTTCTGCCGTGGACGATGCCATGGTTATCCAGGAGGGGGAAGATGTTGACGGTGACCCCATAGCTGTCATCGGCGCAGGGACGGGGCTTGGATACTCCGCACTTATTCCGACCGATTGCGGTTGGAGTGCATTACCTTTCGAAGGTGGGCATATGGCTTTCCCTTTTTACGGAAAAGAAGAATTTGAATATGGTGAATTCAATCGGCAGGAAAGCGGTCGTCGTTGGCCCGAAGGTGATTCCGTTGTTACCGGGCTTGGTTTGCAATTGGTGCATAGATTTTTGACGGGCGAGGATTTGACACCAAAAGAAATCTCTGCGTCCATTACTTTGAAGAGTAAGACGACCAAATGGTATGCCCGGTTTTATGCCAGAGCGTGTCGCGATTGGGCCATCGGAGTTATGTCTCACGGTGGTTTTTTTATTGCTGGTGGCATCGCCGCCAAGAATCATATGTTTGTTACTATCCCGGATTTTTTGGAAGAATTTCATGATTCTCATATCTATGGTGATCTTTTGCGTTCTGTTCCCATTCGACTCAATTGCAATGAAGAGAGCGGATTATACGGGGCGGGATTCCATGGAATGCAACTGCTGACGCGATAA